In one Polynucleobacter sp. JS-JIR-5-A7 genomic region, the following are encoded:
- a CDS encoding O-antigen ligase family protein: MKLHPLTKHLDSSKIKHWRDLYKLVIAICSFGVLNIWAFPHTIAMRNIFLSVGSILGLALLISLGKKLLQSRFFSMYLLLALIAWMWVHYFAFPIAPEVAIKELKSTWLRVFLAIILGSAFGLYITQSRILQNIALLSFSSLLLIYLFKYLFYSYSYGGLYNDGYFNGMFISKAGGTYFLLWPFFISCAYIDYLTHQPFIFKEKFADRSYIFLMPTVFFGCFAAFYTLRSLNGLLIASISTLVLITRISYSSFSKGRYIKLGVIFLSIFAIFFTLHNYSKRDGGKLYNIWSDVQIAAQIDLHPNWRFYPDLPLVPKAPDGHPINASTYYRVANAIQGVRIIQAHPLGAGFTYLPYGLYLSELYPGSTADHTHSGWVDFTLGVGIPGLALFLSAIALALLNAHQIISSKKYFNPHQILWVYCSIWAIGGITMAWIFLEVSEKEYIEHLIFMVCLFAAGTGTPILLSHKEKD; the protein is encoded by the coding sequence ATGAAACTGCATCCCCTTACTAAACACCTCGACTCAAGTAAAATAAAACATTGGCGAGACCTCTACAAATTAGTTATCGCTATCTGTAGTTTTGGCGTGCTAAACATCTGGGCATTTCCCCACACTATTGCTATGCGCAATATTTTTTTGAGTGTAGGATCAATTCTTGGTCTAGCTTTACTAATATCACTTGGGAAGAAATTGCTGCAATCGCGGTTTTTTTCGATGTACTTACTTCTAGCGCTTATCGCCTGGATGTGGGTCCACTACTTCGCCTTTCCCATTGCCCCCGAAGTTGCAATTAAAGAGTTGAAGAGCACATGGCTCAGGGTCTTTTTAGCCATTATTCTTGGATCAGCATTCGGCCTATATATAACCCAATCTAGGATTTTACAGAACATAGCGCTTTTGAGCTTTTCCTCCTTATTGTTAATTTATTTATTTAAATACTTATTTTATAGCTATAGCTACGGGGGACTATATAACGATGGATATTTTAATGGAATGTTTATCTCAAAGGCAGGCGGGACGTATTTTTTATTGTGGCCTTTTTTTATATCATGTGCATATATTGACTATCTAACACATCAACCATTTATTTTTAAAGAAAAGTTTGCTGATAGGTCATATATCTTTCTTATGCCTACTGTTTTTTTTGGTTGTTTTGCAGCCTTTTACACCTTACGTAGTTTAAATGGACTCCTAATTGCCTCCATCAGTACTTTAGTTTTAATTACAAGAATCTCGTACTCAAGCTTCAGCAAGGGTAGGTATATCAAGCTGGGAGTTATTTTTTTATCAATCTTCGCAATTTTCTTTACGCTACATAACTACAGTAAACGTGATGGTGGAAAACTATACAATATTTGGTCTGACGTTCAAATTGCAGCGCAAATTGATTTACATCCCAATTGGAGATTTTATCCAGATTTACCCCTGGTTCCCAAGGCGCCCGATGGCCATCCTATCAATGCCAGCACTTATTACAGAGTTGCCAATGCCATCCAAGGGGTTCGAATTATTCAAGCTCACCCCTTAGGTGCTGGATTTACTTATTTACCCTATGGTCTTTACCTGTCCGAACTATATCCAGGCTCAACCGCAGACCACACACACAGTGGTTGGGTTGACTTTACTTTAGGAGTAGGCATCCCAGGTTTAGCTTTATTTCTTAGCGCAATCGCCCTGGCACTTCTCAACGCCCACCAAATAATATCAAGCAAGAAATATTTTAACCCCCACCAAATTTTGTGGGTCTATTGCTCAATTTGGGCAATAGGAGGAATCACTATGGCCTG
- the rfbF gene encoding glucose-1-phosphate cytidylyltransferase has translation MKVVILAGGLGTRISEETESKPKPMIEIGGMPILWHILKLYSAHGVNDFIICCGYKGYVIKEYFANYFLHMSDVTFDMAQNKMEVHHRYAEPWRITLIDTGSETMTGGRLKRVAQYVKDEEAFCFTYGDGVSDVNITELIAFHKSHGKKATLTAVYPPGRFGAIDIHINHQITSFKEKPKGDGGMINGGFFILSPEVINLIKDDSTIWEREPLESLAQQSEMMAYQHHGFWQPMDTLRDKNYLEELWISGSPPWKSW, from the coding sequence ATGAAAGTAGTTATTCTGGCGGGCGGTCTAGGTACTCGAATTTCAGAGGAGACCGAAAGCAAGCCTAAACCCATGATTGAGATAGGCGGTATGCCAATTTTGTGGCATATCCTCAAGCTCTATTCGGCACATGGAGTAAATGACTTTATCATTTGCTGTGGCTATAAGGGATATGTTATTAAAGAATATTTTGCAAACTACTTTTTGCATATGTCCGATGTGACATTTGATATGGCTCAAAACAAGATGGAGGTCCATCATCGATATGCAGAGCCTTGGAGGATTACCCTCATAGATACTGGCTCTGAGACGATGACCGGTGGACGCCTAAAACGGGTTGCTCAATACGTTAAGGACGAAGAGGCGTTTTGCTTTACTTATGGCGATGGTGTGAGCGATGTAAACATAACTGAGCTCATTGCTTTTCACAAAAGTCATGGCAAAAAGGCGACATTGACGGCAGTCTATCCACCGGGACGATTTGGAGCAATTGATATTCACATAAATCATCAAATTACCTCCTTTAAAGAGAAGCCAAAGGGTGATGGCGGCATGATTAATGGTGGCTTTTTTATCCTCTCTCCAGAGGTAATTAATCTTATTAAGGATGATTCCACCATTTGGGAGCGTGAGCCTTTGGAGAGTTTGGCACAGCAGTCGGAGATGATGGCTTACCAGCATCATGGATTTTGGCAGCCAATGGATACGTTGCGCGATAAAAATTATCTTGAGGAGCTCTGGATTTCAGGTAGCCCACCCTGGAAATCTTGGTAA
- the rfbG gene encoding CDP-glucose 4,6-dehydratase: MKVAHVDPAFWKGKKVFLTGHTGFKGGWLSLWLSSMGAKVTGYALAAITSPNLFDVLEIDSLVEKSHIANICDLATLQKAMSEANPDVVIHMAAQPLVRYSYVNPVETYATNVMGTVHVLEGARNIDTVQATVVVTTDKCYENNEWVWGYRENEPMGGHDPYSNSKGCAELVTSAYRQSYFSSPNSVNKVASARAGNVIGGGDWSQDRLIPDAIKAFELNKSLMIRNPRAIRPWQHVLEPLSGYLILAQALYEQGSAYATSWNFGPRDEENCSVQEMIELVIAQWGGSARWEKEGAGQPHEASLLKLDCSKARTQLGWIPRWDLEIAIQKIVQWQKAYQTKENMLEVSLAQINHYMSTK, encoded by the coding sequence ATGAAAGTAGCACATGTTGACCCCGCATTTTGGAAGGGTAAAAAAGTCTTTTTAACTGGCCACACCGGATTTAAAGGTGGTTGGCTGTCTCTTTGGCTTTCATCCATGGGGGCAAAAGTTACAGGTTATGCACTAGCCGCCATTACAAGCCCTAACTTGTTTGATGTATTGGAAATTGATTCCCTGGTTGAGAAGTCGCATATCGCCAACATTTGTGACTTAGCAACTTTGCAAAAAGCAATGTCGGAAGCAAACCCTGATGTGGTGATTCACATGGCTGCCCAACCCTTGGTGCGCTATTCCTACGTTAATCCAGTAGAGACTTATGCGACCAATGTAATGGGTACCGTCCATGTTCTTGAGGGCGCACGGAATATTGATACTGTCCAAGCTACTGTGGTAGTAACTACGGATAAGTGTTACGAAAATAATGAATGGGTGTGGGGTTATCGTGAGAATGAGCCCATGGGCGGGCATGATCCCTACAGTAATAGTAAGGGATGCGCAGAGTTAGTGACTTCAGCTTACCGCCAGTCTTATTTTTCCAGTCCAAATTCAGTTAATAAGGTTGCATCTGCAAGGGCGGGCAACGTTATTGGTGGTGGAGATTGGTCACAGGATCGCTTAATCCCTGATGCAATTAAAGCTTTTGAATTAAATAAATCTTTAATGATTCGCAATCCTAGGGCAATCCGCCCCTGGCAGCATGTTTTAGAGCCTCTTTCTGGTTATTTAATTTTGGCCCAAGCTCTCTATGAGCAAGGCTCTGCCTATGCTACTAGCTGGAACTTTGGCCCACGTGATGAGGAAAATTGTTCGGTGCAAGAGATGATTGAACTTGTTATTGCTCAATGGGGAGGCTCAGCCAGATGGGAAAAAGAGGGCGCAGGGCAGCCGCATGAAGCCAGTCTTTTGAAGTTGGATTGCTCCAAAGCGCGTACGCAACTAGGCTGGATTCCAAGATGGGATTTAGAGATCGCCATACAAAAAATAGTGCAATGGCAAAAAGCCTATCAAACAAAAGAAAATATGCTAGAAGTTAGTCTTGCGCAAATTAATCACTATATGAGTACTAAATAA
- the rfbH gene encoding lipopolysaccharide biosynthesis protein RfbH, translating into MTTQTIDARKLEQEKLRKQIAALVDQFAAIEFSPQVFHPGHTVVPPSGKLIGAEELKNMVDASLDGWLTAGRFNEQFEKKLAEFIGVKHAITVNSGSSANLVAFSTLTSPKLGERAIQQGDEVIGVAAGFPTTVNPIVQFGAIPVFVDVDEYTHNIDASKIEASISPKTKAIMLAHSLGNPFNLEVVTALCKKHSLWLIEDCCDALGTTYKGQMVGTFGDISTLSFYPAHHITMGEGGAVLTNNFELKQIAESFRDWGRDCYCPPGKDNTCGKRFCWKLGDLPEGYDHKYTYSHLGYNLKITDMQAACALAQLEKAPQFIQARKDNYEFLRRRLRTCEEFLQLPKATEHSSPSWFGFPITIKDDCPVSRLDLTTFLDQSKIGTRLLFAGNLIRQPYMSNVKFRVSGDLINTDRVMKNTFWIGVQPSLTEEMLEFVVDKIELYLGVRF; encoded by the coding sequence ATGACTACACAAACTATTGATGCTAGAAAATTAGAGCAAGAAAAATTACGCAAGCAAATTGCTGCATTAGTAGATCAATTTGCCGCTATTGAGTTTTCTCCACAAGTGTTTCATCCGGGACATACAGTTGTACCCCCATCCGGTAAATTGATTGGTGCTGAAGAGTTAAAAAATATGGTGGATGCCTCCTTGGATGGTTGGCTCACTGCTGGTCGTTTTAATGAGCAGTTTGAAAAGAAGTTGGCTGAATTTATAGGTGTAAAGCATGCTATTACGGTCAACTCTGGTTCATCCGCTAACTTGGTGGCATTTTCTACTCTTACCTCCCCGAAGTTGGGTGAACGCGCGATCCAGCAGGGCGATGAGGTGATTGGTGTTGCTGCTGGATTTCCCACAACAGTCAATCCAATTGTTCAATTTGGTGCCATTCCTGTATTTGTGGATGTAGATGAATACACGCATAATATTGACGCTTCAAAAATTGAAGCGTCCATTAGTCCAAAAACAAAAGCTATTATGCTGGCTCATTCCCTAGGCAATCCATTTAATTTAGAGGTGGTGACTGCACTTTGTAAGAAGCACAGCCTATGGCTTATTGAGGATTGCTGTGATGCGCTAGGCACTACTTACAAAGGTCAAATGGTGGGCACTTTTGGCGATATAAGTACATTAAGTTTTTATCCTGCGCACCATATCACCATGGGTGAGGGCGGCGCAGTTTTAACTAATAATTTTGAATTAAAACAGATTGCTGAGAGTTTTAGGGATTGGGGTCGAGATTGCTACTGCCCCCCTGGAAAAGATAACACGTGCGGCAAACGATTTTGCTGGAAGTTGGGTGATTTACCAGAAGGCTATGACCATAAATATACCTATAGCCATTTGGGCTACAACCTTAAAATTACTGATATGCAGGCAGCTTGTGCTTTAGCGCAATTGGAAAAAGCGCCGCAATTTATTCAAGCCCGAAAGGATAACTATGAATTTTTAAGGCGACGGCTTAGAACATGTGAGGAATTTTTACAGTTACCGAAGGCAACAGAACATTCCAGCCCATCTTGGTTCGGATTTCCCATCACCATAAAAGATGATTGTCCTGTATCAAGATTGGATCTAACGACCTTCTTGGATCAAAGCAAAATCGGAACGCGCTTGTTATTTGCTGGAAATTTGATTCGGCAGCCCTACATGAGTAATGTGAAGTTTCGGGTAAGTGGCGATTTAATTAATACTGATAGGGTAATGAAGAATACCTTCTGGATTGGGGTTCAACCGTCCCTAACTGAGGAGATGCTAGAGTTTGTGGTTGATAAGATTGAGCTCTATTTGGGTGTGAGGTTTTAA
- a CDS encoding transketolase, translating to MANRIRQNSLKMVHRAKASHIASALSISDILAVLYGVVMKYDRLDQYNPDRDRFILSKGHSCVAVYSTLAEVGFLSIDDLVTYGEDFSWLMNHISHKVNGVEFSTGSLGHGLPFGVGKALAAKARNRPWKTFVLLSDGEMDEGSNWEALMFASHHKLSGLTAIIDYNKLQSLGTVSSTLAIEPFSDKLKAFGWSVREIDGHNHQEIIQSLVNVPDDKPLAIIAHTIKGKGVSFMENKVEWHYKNPNDEQLELALSELRLAYA from the coding sequence ATGGCAAATCGCATACGACAAAATTCACTAAAAATGGTTCATCGAGCAAAAGCATCTCATATCGCAAGCGCTCTTTCAATTTCCGATATTCTTGCGGTGCTATATGGTGTGGTTATGAAATATGACAGGTTGGATCAATACAATCCTGATCGTGATCGTTTTATTTTAAGTAAGGGCCATTCTTGTGTAGCAGTATATTCAACCTTAGCTGAGGTTGGCTTCTTATCTATTGATGATCTTGTTACTTATGGGGAAGATTTTTCTTGGCTGATGAATCATATTAGCCATAAGGTTAATGGGGTGGAATTCTCTACAGGGTCCTTGGGGCATGGTTTGCCGTTTGGTGTTGGGAAAGCCCTCGCAGCGAAGGCGAGAAACCGGCCTTGGAAAACTTTTGTTTTATTGAGCGATGGAGAGATGGATGAGGGCTCAAATTGGGAAGCGCTTATGTTCGCTTCACACCACAAGCTATCGGGTTTAACCGCAATAATTGACTACAATAAACTACAAAGCCTTGGAACTGTTTCCAGTACCCTTGCAATAGAGCCATTTTCCGATAAATTAAAGGCATTTGGCTGGAGCGTCAGGGAGATTGATGGCCATAATCATCAAGAAATTATTCAATCCCTCGTAAATGTGCCTGATGATAAGCCTTTGGCTATTATTGCCCACACCATTAAAGGTAAAGGCGTAAGTTTTATGGAGAATAAAGTGGAATGGCACTACAAAAACCCCAATGATGAGCAATTAGAATTGGCTCTAAGTGAGCTGAGGTTGGCGTATGCGTAA
- a CDS encoding transketolase family protein: MALQAELNENIALVVGDLGYGVVESFANRFPKRFFNAGVAEQNMMGLSAGLASEGFHVFVYSIANFPTFRCAEQIRNDVDYHKLPVTVVAVGGGLAYGNLGYSHHAVQDYALMRALPNMLIAAPGDPMEVRSCMRYIIQHPQPSYLRLGKSGEPCIHDHIPDVSPGEWLSIRSGAKGGEIFLTTGSTLNFVDQILKTSPELRDYSLSSMPLWGMKFKKNQPNQVVKYQKIRTIEDHLIDGGFGSWLLESMATNSELMMRINVKALNDRVCGLVGSQSALNLEGGLTKLQICE, translated from the coding sequence TTGGCCTTACAGGCTGAGTTAAATGAAAATATTGCATTAGTTGTTGGCGACTTGGGATATGGTGTTGTAGAGTCCTTCGCAAATCGTTTCCCAAAACGCTTTTTTAATGCAGGCGTGGCTGAGCAAAATATGATGGGGTTATCTGCAGGTTTAGCATCTGAGGGATTCCATGTTTTTGTCTATTCAATTGCTAATTTCCCCACTTTTAGATGTGCTGAACAAATCCGGAATGATGTTGATTATCATAAGTTGCCAGTAACAGTGGTCGCCGTTGGTGGGGGCTTGGCTTATGGGAATTTAGGGTACTCTCATCATGCAGTTCAGGACTACGCATTAATGAGAGCGCTTCCCAATATGCTAATTGCTGCACCTGGCGATCCCATGGAGGTTAGGTCTTGTATGCGATACATCATTCAACATCCTCAACCAAGTTATTTAAGGCTTGGTAAGTCTGGGGAGCCTTGCATCCATGACCACATCCCCGATGTATCTCCTGGTGAGTGGTTATCCATAAGGAGCGGGGCAAAGGGAGGGGAAATATTCCTAACAACCGGATCTACCTTGAATTTTGTAGATCAAATATTAAAAACTTCTCCAGAATTGCGGGATTACTCTTTAAGCTCGATGCCACTTTGGGGGATGAAATTCAAAAAAAATCAACCTAATCAGGTAGTGAAATATCAAAAAATTCGTACTATTGAAGATCATTTGATTGATGGAGGCTTTGGAAGTTGGTTGCTTGAATCAATGGCTACTAATTCAGAATTAATGATGCGAATTAATGTAAAAGCCCTAAATGACAGAGTGTGTGGTCTTGTTGGCAGTCAGTCTGCGTTAAATCTAGAGGGTGGTTTAACGAAATTACAAATATGCGAATAG
- a CDS encoding NAD-dependent epimerase/dehydratase family protein: protein MRIAILGSTSEIARDLVISFFKKTDYDVVLYGRDSSLIKKWCDKVGIKKRYQISEYQSLISDGFYDAVINFIGSGNPARTLEMGENIFHVNLKYDDFALDYLKKYPSSRYLYMSSGAVYGSNFEGPVNDQSKAMFEVNNTQSQHFYALAKIYSELRHRALRDYAIVDIRIFNYFSHTQDMSARFLITDIVRAIQEKSIFITSAENIFRDYLCPADFYGIVQSMLTSKPVNTAIDCYSLAPIDKISLLTSLNDKFNLRYELDNINSGLNVTGSKSHYYSINRVAEKFGYQPTSTSLNGVSSEIKLLIGD from the coding sequence ATGCGAATAGCTATTCTAGGAAGTACAAGTGAAATTGCCAGGGATCTAGTAATTTCATTTTTTAAAAAGACTGACTATGACGTAGTTCTATATGGTAGAGATTCAAGTCTCATAAAGAAATGGTGCGACAAAGTAGGTATAAAAAAAAGATACCAAATTTCAGAATACCAAAGTTTAATTTCCGATGGATTTTATGATGCAGTAATTAATTTTATTGGGTCGGGAAACCCCGCAAGGACTCTAGAGATGGGGGAAAATATTTTTCATGTAAATCTTAAGTATGATGATTTCGCACTAGATTACCTTAAAAAATACCCTAGCTCTCGTTATCTTTACATGAGTAGTGGCGCTGTATATGGATCTAATTTTGAGGGGCCGGTAAATGATCAAAGCAAGGCGATGTTTGAGGTAAATAATACCCAATCTCAGCATTTTTATGCGCTTGCTAAGATTTACTCAGAGCTTCGACACCGCGCACTACGAGATTATGCAATAGTTGATATTCGTATATTTAATTATTTTAGCCACACTCAAGATATGAGTGCGCGATTTTTGATAACTGATATTGTGCGAGCAATTCAAGAAAAAAGTATATTTATAACGTCTGCTGAAAACATATTTCGCGATTATCTGTGCCCAGCAGATTTTTACGGGATTGTACAATCAATGTTGACGAGTAAGCCAGTAAATACAGCAATAGATTGTTATAGTCTGGCTCCAATAGATAAAATTAGTTTATTAACTTCGCTTAATGATAAATTCAACTTAAGGTATGAGCTGGACAACATAAATTCTGGGCTTAATGTAACGGGGAGTAAATCTCACTATTACTCTATAAATAGGGTTGCTGAAAAATTTGGTTACCAACCAACATCTACTTCGCTGAATGGAGTAAGCAGCGAAATAAAACTTTTGATTGGCGATTAA
- a CDS encoding ABC transporter ATP-binding protein, with protein MLKELSNAFFELWSLLDFQRKRELSFVLLATFFTSLIELINLSLIIPFMASLVGAGRYGNYQSTDLISKIISPKSSAELVYFLAFAFGLSSLFAGAMRLLLLRLNARFSFNLGADLSLMLFKKNLFLSYEDHLNISSNLAIDSVITKTNYIVNNFIFPSMLFFSSIIILIVTVAALSYVNFAIVLFSFLTFSVLYLVISKTLQKKLYVNGMKISDSSSMLVRILQESLGNYREITINKLQSYYIKHFQALDINLRSSEAENAFIAMSPRFILEASGMILVSVLAMYMIKHSDSIETSIGVLGIFALGAQKMLPMMQQTYASFCQIRASMPALKGILNLLRFDDVSHLQHCISLPIAFKDKILFKDVSFSYKSTAEKFVLKDVNLCINKGDKIGIIGLSGGGKSTFLDIFLGLLSPTSGYLSIDGVKVSTQNMDDWRANIAQVPQNVFLFDSSIEENIAVGVPKEKIDLDRIGVVAKQTLLYDLLDISEGEHIFGRNLGEDGVHLSGGQRQRVGLARALYHQSKVLVLDEPTSALDPESESILVGSLSNLDAEYTVVMVTHRQSSLSGCNRIFRVADGIIEEVNRPFGAY; from the coding sequence ATGTTAAAAGAATTAAGTAATGCATTTTTTGAATTATGGAGCTTACTCGATTTTCAGCGAAAACGAGAGCTTTCATTTGTACTTTTGGCAACTTTTTTTACATCATTAATTGAATTAATTAATTTAAGCTTAATCATTCCATTTATGGCGTCCTTGGTTGGTGCCGGTAGATATGGCAATTATCAATCTACCGATCTTATATCTAAGATCATTTCGCCAAAAAGTTCTGCTGAGTTGGTATATTTTTTAGCGTTTGCATTTGGTTTGAGCTCGCTCTTTGCGGGCGCCATGCGATTGTTGCTGTTGAGATTGAACGCTAGATTTTCTTTTAATCTAGGCGCAGATTTAAGTCTGATGCTGTTCAAAAAAAACCTATTTTTGAGTTATGAAGATCACTTAAATATTTCAAGTAATCTAGCAATTGATTCTGTTATTACTAAGACAAATTACATAGTTAATAATTTTATTTTTCCATCAATGCTCTTTTTTAGTTCGATAATAATTTTGATTGTGACTGTTGCCGCTTTATCTTACGTAAATTTCGCTATCGTTTTATTTTCTTTTTTAACATTTTCAGTCCTTTATTTGGTTATTAGCAAAACACTACAAAAGAAGTTATATGTTAACGGTATGAAAATTTCCGATTCCTCAAGCATGCTCGTTCGAATTTTACAAGAGAGTTTGGGAAATTATAGGGAGATCACGATTAATAAACTGCAAAGCTATTACATTAAACACTTTCAAGCGCTTGATATAAATTTAAGATCATCGGAGGCAGAGAATGCATTTATAGCAATGAGTCCAAGATTTATACTTGAAGCTAGTGGAATGATTTTAGTATCCGTATTGGCAATGTACATGATTAAACATTCAGATTCTATAGAGACATCAATTGGAGTTTTGGGTATCTTTGCGTTGGGTGCCCAAAAAATGCTTCCCATGATGCAGCAGACTTACGCATCTTTCTGTCAAATTAGGGCTAGTATGCCAGCATTAAAGGGCATTTTGAATTTACTAAGGTTTGATGATGTTTCGCATCTACAACATTGCATAAGCCTACCAATTGCATTCAAAGATAAAATTCTCTTCAAAGACGTTTCATTTTCTTATAAAAGTACTGCTGAAAAGTTTGTACTTAAGGATGTAAATTTATGCATTAATAAGGGGGATAAGATTGGGATTATTGGTCTTAGTGGAGGTGGAAAGAGCACTTTTCTGGATATATTCCTTGGTTTGCTGAGTCCCACCAGCGGTTATTTGAGTATCGATGGGGTTAAGGTGAGCACTCAGAATATGGATGATTGGCGAGCTAATATTGCGCAAGTACCTCAGAATGTTTTTCTTTTTGATTCTTCAATCGAGGAGAATATAGCAGTTGGTGTGCCTAAAGAAAAAATTGATTTAGACCGAATTGGTGTAGTTGCCAAACAAACATTACTGTACGATTTATTGGATATTTCGGAGGGCGAGCATATTTTTGGTCGAAATCTAGGTGAGGATGGGGTTCATCTTTCTGGTGGACAGCGTCAAAGGGTTGGTTTGGCTAGAGCTTTGTATCATCAGTCTAAGGTTTTGGTTTTGGATGAGCCAACAAGTGCTCTTGACCCTGAGTCCGAGTCCATTTTGGTTGGTAGCCTGTCGAATTTGGATGCTGAGTACACTGTTGTAATGGTCACTCATCGGCAGTCTTCGTTATCTGGTTGCAACAGAATTTTTAGAGTGGCTGATGGCATTATCGAGGAAGTTAATAGGCCTTTTGGGGCCTATTGA
- a CDS encoding NAD-dependent 4,6-dehydratase LegB has product MTVIDESKTILVTGADGFIGSHLTEALVRMGYKVRAFVIYNSFGSWGWLDSCGDDVAGRFEVFSGDIRDPYGVKRAMEGCSAVLHLAALIAIPYSYHSPETYVDTNIKGTLNVLQAARELGVERIIHCSTSEVYGSALFVPITEDHPLQGQSPYSATKIAADQLAYAFYASFGLPVVTVRPFNTYGPRQSARAVIPTIISQIANGVREIQLGATSPTRDFNFVKDTVAGFIAALLSTKGVGEVINIGSNFEISIGDTALLIAETMGVKIKIVTDRNRLRPETSEVDRLWADNSKAKKLFGWEPKYGERAGFIEGISETVEWFSNPRNLAHYKSQIYNI; this is encoded by the coding sequence ATGACAGTAATAGACGAGAGCAAGACAATTCTAGTGACTGGTGCCGATGGATTTATAGGATCGCATTTAACTGAAGCCTTGGTTAGGATGGGCTACAAAGTTCGCGCTTTTGTAATTTATAACTCCTTTGGCTCATGGGGGTGGTTAGACTCTTGTGGTGATGATGTTGCCGGAAGGTTTGAAGTGTTTTCTGGGGATATTCGCGATCCGTATGGTGTTAAGCGGGCTATGGAGGGTTGCAGCGCTGTATTGCATTTGGCGGCTCTCATTGCAATCCCATATTCCTATCATTCGCCGGAGACTTATGTTGATACAAATATTAAAGGCACCCTTAATGTACTCCAAGCGGCTCGTGAGCTAGGTGTAGAGCGCATTATTCATTGCTCAACTAGTGAGGTTTACGGAAGTGCACTTTTTGTTCCAATAACAGAAGATCATCCGTTGCAAGGGCAGTCTCCCTATTCGGCGACAAAGATAGCGGCCGATCAGCTTGCATACGCATTTTATGCCTCCTTTGGATTGCCAGTCGTTACTGTTAGACCATTTAATACATACGGGCCTCGACAATCCGCCCGCGCAGTAATACCCACAATAATTTCCCAGATTGCTAATGGAGTTAGGGAAATTCAACTCGGTGCTACATCGCCAACACGAGATTTTAATTTTGTTAAAGATACTGTTGCAGGATTTATTGCGGCACTTCTTTCAACTAAAGGGGTTGGAGAAGTCATCAATATTGGCAGTAACTTTGAAATATCAATTGGTGATACAGCATTACTAATTGCGGAAACTATGGGCGTAAAAATTAAAATTGTAACTGATCGTAACCGCTTGCGTCCTGAAACTTCTGAAGTTGATCGACTCTGGGCAGATAATTCAAAGGCGAAAAAACTTTTTGGATGGGAGCCAAAATATGGAGAGAGGGCTGGATTTATTGAGGGTATATCCGAAACCGTTGAATGGTTCTCAAACCCCAGAAATTTAGCCCACTATAAATCGCAAATCTATAATATATAA